One part of the Mariniflexile litorale genome encodes these proteins:
- a CDS encoding TolC family protein: protein MKKRITSFSNNNMKYGLFACVLFFVISSFSQQKKWTLEECVNYALENNITIQQGENALLTNEQNIIAAKGNFLPGVSASAGHNIGIGTQRIDIGDSQVIVDRTSHSSSFGIGANQTVFNGFRLTNLYKQSKLNLETSQLELSRIKDDISLNVVNAYLNVLFNRENLSTAQAQYEFSDKQLQQVKSLVDAGVQPRANIYDAEATLSADAQSVTLAENNVTLSLLTLSQLLQVPFEGFNVEVINIENPSEVLLYDSVLPVLNYALENRSEIKIAEKNIENAELSTEISKSGYLPSVSLGYGFNTNAFYTNLTQNEAAFLDQLNNQKSHSFNLNVNIPIFSRFQNKTAVAKSKIQEENSKLNLDQAKLNLESNIQRAFTDAKSAFKAFDAAKKSLAAQELSFENSQERFNIGSMTSFELDQARIRLVNSQASLINAKYDFVFKTKVLDFYMGKSLTN from the coding sequence ATGAAAAAAAGAATAACTAGTTTTAGTAACAACAATATGAAATATGGTTTATTCGCTTGCGTCTTATTTTTTGTAATATCATCTTTTTCTCAACAAAAAAAATGGACATTGGAAGAGTGTGTAAACTATGCTCTTGAAAATAATATTACAATACAACAAGGCGAAAATGCTTTACTTACTAACGAACAAAATATAATTGCAGCAAAAGGGAATTTTTTACCAGGAGTTAGCGCTAGTGCGGGTCATAATATTGGAATTGGTACACAACGAATTGATATTGGCGATAGCCAAGTAATTGTAGATAGAACATCACATAGTTCGAGTTTTGGTATTGGGGCTAACCAAACAGTATTTAATGGATTTCGATTAACAAATCTCTATAAGCAATCGAAATTAAATTTAGAAACTAGCCAATTAGAACTTAGTAGAATTAAGGATGATATTTCTCTAAACGTGGTAAATGCCTATTTAAATGTATTATTTAATAGAGAGAATTTATCCACTGCCCAAGCACAATACGAGTTTAGTGATAAGCAATTACAGCAAGTAAAAAGTTTGGTTGATGCAGGCGTACAGCCTCGAGCAAATATCTATGATGCTGAAGCTACCTTAAGTGCCGATGCGCAGAGTGTAACCTTAGCAGAAAATAACGTTACTTTGTCCTTATTAACCTTGTCACAATTACTGCAAGTGCCTTTTGAAGGATTTAATGTAGAGGTTATCAATATTGAAAATCCTTCTGAAGTATTATTATATGACAGTGTTTTACCTGTTTTAAACTATGCATTAGAAAACAGAAGCGAGATTAAAATTGCCGAAAAAAACATTGAAAATGCAGAGTTGAGTACTGAAATTTCTAAAAGTGGTTATTTGCCAAGTGTCTCGTTGGGGTATGGTTTTAATACCAATGCTTTTTATACAAATTTAACCCAAAATGAAGCAGCTTTTTTGGATCAGTTAAATAATCAAAAATCACATAGTTTTAATTTGAATGTAAATATTCCTATTTTTTCAAGATTCCAAAATAAAACAGCAGTAGCCAAATCTAAAATTCAAGAAGAAAATAGCAAACTTAATTTAGACCAAGCCAAATTAAATTTAGAATCGAATATTCAGCGAGCATTTACCGATGCTAAATCGGCATTTAAAGCTTTTGATGCTGCAAAAAAATCATTAGCCGCACAAGAGTTGTCATTTGAAAATTCACAAGAACGCTTTAATATTGGTAGTATGACGTCGTTTGAGTTAGACCAAGCACGCATCCGTTTAGTGAATTCACAAGCATCTTTAATAAATGCTAAGTATGATTTTGTTTTTAAGACAAAAGTTTTAGACTTTTACATGGGAAAATCTTTAACCAATTAA